A window of Mycolicibacterium madagascariense genomic DNA:
GTTGCTCGCCACCGTCGAGCAACGGTTGCCGCAGATTCCGCGATACCGGCAGAAGGTGCGCGAGGTGGCCCTCGGGTTGGCCCGGCCGGTGTGGATCGACGACCGCGAATTCGACATCACCTATCACATCCGCCGCTCGGCGTTGCCGTCTCCCGGCAGCGATGCCCAGTTGCACGATCTGGTCGCCCGGCTCGGCTCACGGCCACTGGACAAGTCCCGTCCGCTGTGGGAGATGTACCTCGTCGAGGGGCTGGCGAAGAACCGTCTCGCGATCTACACGAAGTCGCACCAGGCATTGGTCAACGGCATGTCGGCGTTGGAGATCGGGCACGTCATCGCCGATCGCACGCAGAAGTCACCGGAGTTCGGCGAGGACATCTGGATCCCCGCGCGCGAACCGAGCGACGCCCGCCTGGCGGTGGGCGCCCTCGGCGAGTTCGTCGCCCGGCCGGGGGGCCAGCTGGCGGCGGTCCGCGCGGCCGTCACCGAGACGGGCCAGCTCCTCGATGCCGGCCGCCGGTTCGCCGACGTCGTCAAGACGTTGGCCAGGGGGACCGCTCCGAACAGTCCGCTCAACACGACCGTGTCGCGCAACCGGCGGTTCACGGTCGCCAGTCACCGGCTCGAGGACTACCGCGGGTTGCGGGCGCGCTATGACTGCGACGTCAACGACGTCATCCTGGCGGTGATCGCCGGGGCGCTGCGCAACTGGTTGCTGTCGCGCGGTGAGCCGGTCACGTCGACGTCGACGGTCCGGGCGATGGTGCCCATGTCGGTCTACCCGGAGGCCGAGCTCGACGTGACGGGGCCCGGCCAGGCGATCAGCGAGGTGTCGCCCTTCCTGGTGGATCTGCCGACGGGTGAGGGCAACGCGGTGGTGCGGCTCTCGCAAATCGCCCACGCCACCGAGTCCCATTCGACGGCGGCCAGCCTGGTCGACGCGCGGACCATCGTCACGCTGTCGGGTTTCGCGCCACCGACGTTGCACGCCATGGGAACTCGGGTCGCCACCAGTTTCTCGGCCCGGCAGTTCAACCTGCTGATCACCAACGTGCCCGGCGCGCAGAAGCAGATGTACGTGGCGGGCACCAAGCTGTTGGAGACGTATTCGGTGCCGCCGCTGCTGAACAAGCAGGTGCTCGCGGTCGGGGTGACGTCCTACAACGGCATGCTGTACTTCGGCATCAACGCCGACCGCGACGCGATGAGCGACGTCGACATGCTGCCCACGCTGCTGCGCGAGTCGCTCGACGAGCTGCTCGAGGCCGCGCAGTAGCGTCGTCGCCGCTGCCACCGGTCCTTCGGCGACCAGTACCCTTCACCTGGTGCGTGTCTACATCCCCGC
This region includes:
- a CDS encoding WS/DGAT/MGAT family O-acyltransferase, yielding MVTRLSASDASFYQLENTSTPMYVGSLAILRRPRSGLSYETLLATVEQRLPQIPRYRQKVREVALGLARPVWIDDREFDITYHIRRSALPSPGSDAQLHDLVARLGSRPLDKSRPLWEMYLVEGLAKNRLAIYTKSHQALVNGMSALEIGHVIADRTQKSPEFGEDIWIPAREPSDARLAVGALGEFVARPGGQLAAVRAAVTETGQLLDAGRRFADVVKTLARGTAPNSPLNTTVSRNRRFTVASHRLEDYRGLRARYDCDVNDVILAVIAGALRNWLLSRGEPVTSTSTVRAMVPMSVYPEAELDVTGPGQAISEVSPFLVDLPTGEGNAVVRLSQIAHATESHSTAASLVDARTIVTLSGFAPPTLHAMGTRVATSFSARQFNLLITNVPGAQKQMYVAGTKLLETYSVPPLLNKQVLAVGVTSYNGMLYFGINADRDAMSDVDMLPTLLRESLDELLEAAQ